A single region of the Candidatus Poribacteria bacterium genome encodes:
- a CDS encoding glycosyltransferase family 4 protein: MIPILYLSHCGSSIGGGEKQLAYLAENIDRTRYRPLVVCPDDGVFVEHLRRANVPTVILDLPPWRKVKSLIARYGAAKKLVRLAETHGAHLVHTSDSWFNPYLWSVRKQLKIPVVSHVRNLLTSTQVRKYRFDRMDSIIAISEQSSVPLIQAGIDAKKIDVVHNCVNLSAFQPASEPIHSAKYVVGIVGRIEPFKRQKTFVEIAARVVAHCKEIRFHVVGAALDTAEHRTYEHEVRQLVAKYGIQAFVHFTGHRTDMPKAMQELDLLVTLSAGSVIAEAMAVGKPVIGTPVGSTTEMIVHGETGYIVPLDPIEEIADKIIELAKDSDRSGRMGQRARKYAEEAFSVERHVQMVEDIYKKLLITDFTGK; this comes from the coding sequence ATGATTCCGATACTTTACCTCAGCCATTGCGGTTCAAGCATCGGGGGCGGTGAGAAGCAACTCGCGTATCTCGCTGAGAATATCGATCGAACGCGCTATCGTCCGCTCGTTGTTTGTCCTGATGACGGTGTTTTTGTGGAACACTTGAGGCGTGCCAATGTGCCCACAGTGATTCTTGATCTACCTCCGTGGCGTAAGGTGAAATCGTTAATAGCGAGATACGGAGCCGCAAAAAAATTGGTGCGTCTTGCCGAGACACACGGCGCACACTTAGTCCATACCTCGGATTCGTGGTTTAATCCGTATCTATGGTCGGTTAGAAAACAGTTGAAAATCCCTGTCGTTTCGCACGTCCGGAATCTCCTTACGTCTACACAGGTCCGAAAATACAGATTCGACCGGATGGACAGTATCATCGCTATCTCCGAGCAGAGTAGTGTCCCGCTGATTCAAGCAGGGATTGATGCCAAAAAGATTGATGTCGTCCATAATTGTGTCAATTTATCGGCTTTTCAACCGGCTTCTGAACCCATTCACTCGGCGAAATATGTCGTTGGTATTGTCGGTAGGATTGAACCCTTCAAACGTCAGAAAACGTTTGTTGAGATCGCCGCTCGGGTTGTTGCACACTGCAAGGAGATTAGATTTCACGTCGTCGGCGCCGCACTGGATACCGCAGAACACCGCACCTACGAGCATGAAGTCCGCCAGTTGGTAGCCAAATATGGGATACAGGCGTTCGTTCACTTCACAGGGCACCGCACCGATATGCCCAAGGCGATGCAGGAACTCGATCTACTCGTCACCCTTTCAGCGGGAAGTGTCATCGCGGAGGCGATGGCGGTAGGCAAACCTGTCATTGGCACCCCAGTTGGCAGCACGACTGAAATGATTGTTCATGGTGAAACGGGATACATTGTGCCATTAGATCCCATAGAGGAAATTGCGGACAAGATTATCGAGCTGGCTAAAGATTCAGATCGAAGCGGACGTATGGGACAGCGGGCAAGAAAATACGCTGAAGAAGCGTTCAGTGTTGAAAGGCATGTCCAAATGGTGGAGGACATTTATAAGAAATTGTTAATTACTGATTTTACGGGCAAATGA
- a CDS encoding phytanoyl-CoA dioxygenase family protein has product MLTHEQRDFYDEKGYLGVEAVLTAEEVADLQRVTDEFVEKSREVTEHTDIFDLEPGHTQANPRVRRIKNPGVHHVVYDYALRHPKILDIVEQLIGPGVRYNGHKLNMKYPEFGSPVEWHQDWAFYPHTNDDLLAVGVVIDDMTVENGALMILPGSHKGPTLDHHQDGAFIGAVTDPDFTPEGAEPVELKAGGITIHHVRALHGSAPNTSDKPRRLMLAQYCAVDAWPLKGIPDWETFNDTIIRGEPTNQPRMVAAPVRMPEPYAELKGSIYEVQSLLDDPLYANKGQ; this is encoded by the coding sequence ATGCTCACACATGAACAGCGTGATTTTTACGACGAGAAGGGTTACCTGGGTGTTGAAGCAGTGTTAACAGCAGAAGAGGTCGCGGATCTCCAACGCGTCACCGATGAATTCGTCGAAAAATCGAGAGAGGTTACCGAACATACCGACATCTTCGACCTGGAACCCGGACATACACAGGCGAACCCGCGTGTGCGGCGTATCAAAAATCCGGGGGTACACCACGTCGTTTACGATTACGCCTTACGGCACCCCAAGATTTTGGATATCGTAGAGCAACTCATCGGACCGGGGGTGCGGTATAATGGACATAAATTGAACATGAAGTATCCGGAGTTTGGAAGTCCGGTTGAATGGCATCAGGATTGGGCGTTCTACCCACACACCAACGACGATCTGCTCGCAGTCGGGGTCGTGATTGACGATATGACTGTAGAGAACGGCGCATTGATGATACTTCCCGGCTCCCACAAGGGACCGACGTTAGACCATCACCAGGACGGTGCCTTTATTGGTGCGGTTACTGACCCCGATTTCACACCGGAAGGTGCTGAACCTGTTGAGTTGAAGGCGGGTGGCATCACGATCCATCACGTTCGGGCACTGCACGGCTCTGCCCCGAATACTTCAGACAAACCGCGTCGCTTGATGCTTGCCCAATACTGTGCTGTAGATGCGTGGCCCCTGAAGGGCATTCCGGATTGGGAGACTTTCAATGACACGATTATCCGTGGCGAGCCGACGAATCAGCCACGTATGGTCGCTGCACCTGTGCGTATGCCGGAACCCTACGCAGAATTGAAAGGCTCCATCTACGAGGTGCAGTCCCTGCTTGATGATCCGCTTTATGCTAACAAGGGACAGTAG
- a CDS encoding LamG domain-containing protein, which translates to MKQIYWLVIIGILCVGVNPLSAELLDDAVGIWLFDEGKGGVAADTSGNGNDGAITGAKWAEGKFGDALEFEPPQVVTVEASDSLNFKNQMTIATWVYMNKGVSDTAIRRNGSYLLEVQSGGERVPGGYVFGIWSGGGFTGGVWGKTVVEPEKWYHIVGLYDGSEMKLYVNGTLESAVKQGGDVDQAGELLFGTFGGEKFIGRLDEVVFFNRGITEAEITELMKGVEAVLPVSPNGLLTTTWGRLKDR; encoded by the coding sequence ATGAAACAAATATATTGGCTTGTTATCATTGGGATCTTGTGTGTAGGAGTAAATCCGCTTTCAGCAGAGTTGTTGGACGATGCAGTCGGTATCTGGCTTTTTGACGAAGGCAAAGGTGGTGTCGCAGCGGATACATCAGGCAACGGGAACGACGGCGCAATTACCGGTGCGAAGTGGGCAGAGGGTAAATTTGGTGACGCGTTAGAATTTGAACCACCGCAGGTTGTAACCGTTGAAGCCTCTGATAGTCTCAATTTCAAGAACCAGATGACGATCGCAACGTGGGTCTATATGAATAAAGGGGTCTCGGATACCGCTATCCGGAGGAACGGTTCCTATCTATTGGAAGTTCAGTCCGGAGGTGAAAGGGTACCAGGTGGTTATGTCTTCGGCATTTGGTCGGGCGGTGGGTTTACTGGGGGTGTTTGGGGAAAAACCGTCGTTGAACCCGAAAAATGGTATCACATTGTTGGGCTCTACGACGGCAGTGAAATGAAGCTTTATGTAAATGGCACGCTTGAATCTGCCGTTAAACAGGGCGGTGATGTAGACCAGGCAGGTGAACTGTTGTTCGGCACCTTTGGCGGTGAAAAGTTTATCGGCAGATTGGACGAGGTCGTCTTCTTTAACCGCGGTATCACGGAAGCTGAGATTACCGAGTTGATGAAGGGTGTGGAAGCCGTCCTGCCTGTCTCTCCAAACGGTCTGTTGACAACCACTTGGGGACGGCTCAAGGATCGCTGA
- a CDS encoding phytanoyl-CoA dioxygenase family protein codes for MKWQIIGGHLEHIRPLQLEKNIAMTRWQPNADQKTQYENEGYFILRNVISEDLAAQLRGVIRNVLMLPNAGEFADYDPMDPMEDSPQGRIARFRKLANFCIESPLIWHNIHAGSAVLNIARYFLGDDIIMKYNSCFLKPARTGAATPWHQDNGLWRDGETKPFNFWIPLEPATRENGCMQFIPGSHKTEIVEHVLYPDSIHGELPRETVQEMIEKRGIHHIELDTGDAVIWHSSMWHYSPPNKSEKSRIAVAGVYTNPEIAKARKRSWHNYRWVMKNGGVCTQFPPEIVPAENEPFEQPKPFPPAKDD; via the coding sequence ATGAAATGGCAAATTATAGGCGGGCATCTCGAACACATCCGTCCCTTACAACTGGAGAAAAATATTGCAATGACACGATGGCAACCAAACGCTGACCAAAAAACGCAATATGAGAACGAAGGCTACTTTATCCTTCGTAATGTTATCTCGGAAGACTTGGCAGCACAACTCCGCGGTGTCATTCGTAACGTTCTTATGCTACCCAACGCCGGCGAGTTCGCCGATTACGATCCGATGGATCCGATGGAGGACTCACCGCAAGGACGTATCGCACGCTTTCGGAAACTCGCTAACTTCTGTATCGAATCTCCGCTGATATGGCACAACATCCACGCCGGTTCGGCAGTGCTCAACATCGCACGCTATTTTCTCGGTGACGATATCATCATGAAGTATAATAGTTGCTTCCTCAAACCCGCGCGGACCGGTGCCGCAACGCCGTGGCACCAAGACAACGGACTCTGGCGCGACGGTGAAACGAAGCCTTTCAACTTCTGGATACCCCTTGAGCCCGCAACTCGGGAAAATGGATGCATGCAGTTTATCCCCGGTAGCCACAAAACCGAGATCGTCGAACACGTCTTGTATCCCGATAGCATACACGGTGAACTCCCACGCGAAACCGTTCAGGAGATGATCGAAAAGCGCGGTATACATCATATTGAATTGGATACCGGAGATGCCGTCATTTGGCACAGTAGTATGTGGCACTATAGTCCGCCGAACAAGAGCGAAAAGAGCCGTATTGCTGTCGCAGGGGTCTATACAAATCCAGAAATCGCCAAGGCGCGCAAACGCTCTTGGCATAATTACCGATGGGTGATGAAGAACGGTGGAGTCTGCACCCAATTCCCGCCGGAAATTGTCCCGGCGGAAAATGAACCCTTTGAACAACCGAAACCGTTCCCACCTGCTAAGGACGACTAA
- a CDS encoding redoxin domain-containing protein, with protein MGEGLDLGALAPEFSLPDGDGEFHSLSEYRGQKLVILFYRTGT; from the coding sequence ATGGGTGAAGGATTAGATCTCGGAGCACTTGCCCCCGAATTCTCACTGCCAGATGGTGATGGCGAATTCCATAGTCTTTCGGAATATCGCGGACAGAAACTGGTTATTCTTTTCTACCGCACGGGGACATGA
- a CDS encoding peroxiredoxin family protein: MQKGYEDIQAEGAELIAISADPITTVNSTQQTLQITYLLLSDEKTKTIEAYNVVDPTEIEVARPAVYIVNQDGNIAWKYLDAKSGKRIGTEPILAQLKKF; this comes from the coding sequence TTGCAGAAGGGTTATGAAGACATTCAAGCCGAAGGGGCCGAGCTCATCGCTATCAGTGCCGATCCGATAACGACTGTTAATTCAACGCAGCAGACGCTTCAAATCACCTATCTATTGCTTTCGGATGAAAAAACGAAGACAATAGAGGCTTATAATGTCGTTGACCCGACTGAAATCGAGGTAGCACGTCCAGCGGTCTATATTGTTAATCAAGATGGGAACATCGCGTGGAAATATCTTGATGCGAAGAGTGGTAAACGCATCGGGACTGAACCCATACTTGCACAACTAAAGAAATTTTAG
- a CDS encoding sugar phosphate isomerase/epimerase, with amino-acid sequence MIDVCYFADEVSKTDFEEAIKLGVEAGANTVEIRGGVWGKHVTEIDEDDVKRVQDVLSNYNVRVASVGSPFGKCSIDDPQEYEQHRQHFDRMVTLAHAFDTQVIRGFTFWNPNRGTKGAPRPDINDYMERIVEKLSRVVPVAESADVTLCFENESACLAGTCEETRAVINALGNSPALTSCWDVNNGLHCGENPLPDGYAHIKGLVRHLHVKPNSEKNLDPIGDTGLRYEQVLETLIADGFTGAASIEHWGQPEDMLKGVRQLRALVDTM; translated from the coding sequence ATGATTGATGTTTGCTATTTTGCTGATGAAGTCTCTAAAACCGATTTTGAGGAAGCCATTAAACTCGGTGTCGAAGCCGGTGCAAATACCGTCGAAATCCGAGGCGGTGTTTGGGGAAAACACGTGACCGAGATTGACGAGGACGATGTCAAACGTGTTCAGGATGTACTCAGCAATTATAATGTCCGTGTTGCGAGTGTCGGGTCGCCCTTCGGTAAATGCTCGATTGACGATCCACAGGAGTACGAACAGCATCGACAACACTTTGATCGGATGGTGACGTTGGCACACGCATTTGATACCCAAGTCATTCGAGGATTTACATTTTGGAATCCCAATCGTGGGACCAAAGGCGCGCCGCGCCCGGATATTAACGACTATATGGAACGTATCGTCGAGAAACTTTCGCGCGTTGTTCCGGTTGCAGAGAGCGCGGACGTTACGCTCTGTTTTGAGAACGAAAGTGCGTGTCTCGCCGGAACTTGCGAAGAGACGCGTGCCGTCATCAATGCCCTCGGAAATAGTCCCGCCCTCACCTCGTGCTGGGATGTCAACAACGGACTGCACTGCGGAGAGAATCCCTTGCCGGATGGGTACGCCCATATTAAAGGATTGGTGCGGCATCTCCATGTGAAACCGAACAGTGAGAAAAACCTTGATCCGATTGGCGACACAGGATTGCGCTATGAACAGGTGTTGGAGACGCTCATCGCTGACGGATTCACTGGTGCAGCAAGCATTGAACATTGGGGACAACCGGAAGATATGTTGAAGGGCGTGCGGCAACTGCGTGCCTTGGTTGATACTATGTAA
- a CDS encoding GDSL family lipase produces MQLKPDTPQLTWQGAVSLQKTENWVMPWRTPHPMHVLFPEPLLERSAMPAGVRVSFRSNTTRVSGNIVPQNESGILDLCCDGEVVASLDLTEKDNFAFEGLSGEEKLIELWLPQFGQFQLRNLGIDDGATLRPFADARPRWVTYGSSITQCRTAASATQTWPAIVARQHGLNLTCLGYGGQCHLDAMVARMIRDMPADYISMCLGINIQGASSLGPRTFRPAIIGAVQIVREKHPDIPLVLMSPIYSPPREETPNTVGFHLKGMREEVQAAAEALQSQGDRNIYYVDGLRVFGADYEHLLPDALHPDAEGYRVMGKNFRTEVAEKFFV; encoded by the coding sequence ATGCAATTGAAGCCGGATACGCCGCAGTTAACTTGGCAGGGAGCTGTCTCTCTACAAAAAACCGAAAATTGGGTGATGCCGTGGCGCACGCCGCACCCGATGCATGTCCTATTTCCAGAGCCGTTATTGGAACGCTCGGCAATGCCTGCAGGCGTTCGTGTCAGTTTTCGGAGCAATACGACGCGGGTTTCAGGCAATATCGTGCCACAGAATGAAAGCGGGATACTCGATCTCTGCTGTGATGGTGAAGTCGTCGCCTCGCTTGACTTGACCGAAAAAGATAACTTCGCTTTTGAGGGGTTGTCCGGTGAGGAAAAATTGATTGAATTGTGGCTGCCGCAATTCGGACAGTTTCAACTCCGCAACTTGGGGATAGATGATGGGGCAACGCTGCGTCCCTTTGCCGATGCTCGACCCCGATGGGTGACGTATGGGAGTTCTATCACGCAATGCCGGACAGCGGCATCGGCGACTCAGACATGGCCCGCGATTGTCGCACGTCAGCATGGACTAAATTTAACCTGTCTCGGTTACGGTGGACAGTGTCATCTTGATGCCATGGTGGCACGGATGATCCGAGATATGCCTGCCGATTATATCTCAATGTGTCTCGGTATTAACATCCAAGGCGCATCCAGTTTGGGACCGCGGACGTTTCGTCCCGCAATTATCGGGGCAGTCCAGATTGTCCGTGAAAAACATCCAGATATCCCACTCGTGCTGATGTCCCCTATCTATTCCCCGCCGAGGGAGGAGACGCCAAACACCGTAGGGTTTCATCTCAAGGGGATGCGTGAAGAAGTGCAAGCCGCTGCTGAGGCTCTGCAATCACAGGGCGATCGGAATATCTATTACGTTGATGGATTGCGTGTGTTTGGAGCAGATTACGAACATCTGCTCCCTGATGCCCTACATCCAGATGCCGAGGGCTACCGAGTTATGGGCAAGAATTTCAGAACTGAAGTTGCCGAGAAATTTTTCGTATAA
- a CDS encoding LamG domain-containing protein — translation MKFCGFTILWSICVSLIAISFGYAEININDFAGIWLFDEGKGAVTKDFTENGNDGEFDGPKWINGKFGKALEFDGSPKYVVIEHNDLFNFEDDDFTVGCWMNSENKDAYVVIKRNGGAGFWAMSSSIDRDTGFFIFEGGGNHIDDGKTDIVGNGWHHTVAVRKKGVISLYVNGKKETERNVGANMDNPAILKFGGWGSENLIGGLDEVFITKKGVALEEEDIQLLAEEGWETALAVSAKGKLATTWANLKAR, via the coding sequence ATGAAATTTTGTGGATTCACAATATTGTGGAGCATCTGTGTCAGTCTCATCGCTATCTCATTTGGTTATGCCGAAATTAACATCAACGACTTTGCGGGTATCTGGCTCTTTGATGAAGGTAAAGGAGCCGTTACTAAAGATTTCACCGAGAACGGAAACGATGGGGAATTTGACGGACCTAAATGGATAAATGGGAAGTTCGGTAAAGCATTGGAATTTGATGGTAGCCCGAAATATGTCGTTATTGAGCATAACGACCTCTTCAACTTTGAAGATGACGATTTTACTGTCGGATGTTGGATGAACTCGGAAAATAAAGATGCATACGTCGTCATCAAGCGGAACGGTGGTGCCGGATTCTGGGCGATGAGTTCAAGTATCGATAGAGATACCGGTTTCTTCATCTTTGAAGGTGGCGGAAACCACATCGACGATGGTAAAACCGACATTGTCGGAAACGGTTGGCATCACACCGTGGCTGTTCGCAAAAAAGGGGTTATCTCTTTGTATGTGAACGGCAAAAAGGAGACAGAACGGAACGTTGGGGCGAACATGGATAATCCGGCTATTCTGAAGTTCGGCGGCTGGGGCAGCGAAAATCTCATTGGTGGATTGGATGAGGTTTTTATTACCAAAAAAGGCGTGGCGTTAGAAGAGGAGGACATTCAACTCCTTGCGGAGGAAGGCTGGGAGACTGCGTTGGCTGTCTCTGCAAAAGGTAAGTTAGCGACGACTTGGGCGAATCTGAAAGCCCGATAG
- a CDS encoding Gfo/Idh/MocA family oxidoreductase — MKPVKVGVIGCGVIGSRHLSIASEAPHIELVAAADLIETNRTHAVERFNPPKMYSNDVDLLDDDEIEAVVLAFPTQYRTAVALRAYERGKHVLIEKPIAMNAAEVEQLIAARGDLISGCCSSRKRFTASARLATQLITSGGLGELRTVYCRAIIGAGKKPDTPRPAWRLIKALNGGGILVNWGCYDLDYLLGLTGWQLKPQTVFAQTWTVPQVFTSHIAPGSDAETHYTAIIRCEDDIVLSVERGEFMTMHSHADWEIIGTEGSLKLNMQDEKPDSVIHNRTTTEGGVVSTSLVETDETPETEHSTPLSDFAAAIRENRQPSTSLEKALVVQQITDAIYASAATGNAVEIGG; from the coding sequence ATGAAACCCGTAAAAGTAGGTGTAATTGGGTGCGGTGTGATCGGAAGCAGACACCTCAGTATCGCATCAGAGGCACCCCATATCGAGTTAGTTGCTGCAGCGGACCTCATCGAAACCAACAGAACACATGCAGTTGAACGTTTTAACCCACCCAAAATGTATAGCAATGACGTTGACTTGCTCGACGACGATGAAATTGAAGCGGTTGTTCTTGCATTTCCGACGCAATATCGGACCGCCGTAGCCCTGCGCGCTTATGAAAGAGGGAAGCACGTCCTGATTGAGAAACCGATCGCGATGAACGCCGCTGAGGTTGAACAACTCATCGCTGCACGGGGTGACTTAATCTCAGGGTGCTGTTCCTCACGAAAGCGTTTCACTGCATCCGCTCGGCTTGCGACGCAACTTATCACAAGCGGCGGCCTGGGAGAACTTCGGACCGTCTACTGTCGCGCTATTATCGGAGCAGGAAAAAAGCCTGACACACCCCGTCCTGCCTGGCGGTTGATTAAGGCACTCAACGGTGGCGGTATCCTTGTTAACTGGGGATGCTACGATCTCGATTACCTACTCGGTCTTACAGGGTGGCAGCTCAAACCCCAAACTGTATTTGCGCAAACATGGACGGTGCCGCAGGTGTTCACATCGCATATCGCTCCCGGTTCCGATGCTGAAACGCACTATACCGCAATTATCCGTTGTGAAGACGACATCGTGCTGAGCGTGGAGCGTGGTGAATTTATGACGATGCATTCGCACGCAGATTGGGAAATTATCGGCACAGAAGGCTCCCTTAAACTGAATATGCAGGATGAAAAACCGGATAGTGTCATCCACAATCGAACGACAACAGAAGGGGGTGTGGTGTCTACATCCCTCGTAGAAACAGATGAAACACCTGAAACAGAACACAGTACACCCTTGTCTGATTTCGCTGCTGCTATCCGAGAGAACCGGCAGCCCTCAACGAGTTTGGAAAAAGCCCTTGTTGTTCAGCAAATTACTGACGCAATTTACGCTTCCGCAGCAACAGGAAATGCTGTGGAGATAGGAGGATAA